The DNA sequence ATATGACTCATCCTCTCGGCCCCCTTAGCCGGAAGACAGCAACAGCTTGGGATGCAGCCATTGCTCCCTTGCATGGGGAAGAACTGACAGTCGAGGTCCGGGCTGATGTTCCGCTTGCAGCTGCTCACAACTTTGCCCGGAAGACCTTCCTGGCTCTCACCTTCTGTGACTTCTGCCGCCGCTTCCTCTTTCATGGCTTCCGCTGCCAGACATGTGGCTACAAGTTCCACCAACATTGCAGTGCCCGCGTCCCCACTGTCTGTGTTGACATGGCCACCGCCCGCCAACCGTGAGCCCTATAGTCCTTTTCCAAGTCCCCGGGATCTCCCTGAGAATACCTAAGTTCCTCAGCCCAACCTGTCCActctggggtggggagggctcTCTCTCATCCCAGTTAGACCTTCTGGAGGCTCCCCATCCTCCCCAGACTAACTagagtctctcttttctcttctggcTCCAGTTTCTACCGCAGTGTCCAGGACTTGACTGGAGGCCCTGGTGCTCATGAACCCCAGCCTGGCAGCCAGGCCCTGTGTGAGCCCCTCACCCCAAAGAGCCCCAGGTAAGGCTAGCAGGTGGTAGATGAAGGGGGACTTCCTTAGGAATCCTGCCCCAGggacttcctcctcctcttcctcttcccttccccaccagGACACAAACACAGGCCTCCCATGGGGAGACTTTTGCTTTCCCTGGGCCTGGAGGCCCACCCCTGCAGAGGATCCGCTCCACATCCACACCCAATGTGCACATGATCAGCACCACAATGCCTGTGGACAGCAGGCTCATACAGGTAGGGTCTTCAATCAGTAACTGCTGTCCCTGGAACACATCCCAATAAAAATTCCCAAGGACGTGGTCTGGAGGAGTTGGGCTGGGAGGCAAAGGAGGGTCTGGAGAGTCAGGGACAGGGATGGGGAGACCCTTGGCCTGAGGGAGCTAGGAAGGTGCCCCCAGGAGCTCAAAGACAAGGCTGACTTCTGTTCCCACTCTTTGCTCCCACAGCAGGCAGCCCAGGCTTTTGCTGCTGAAGGTGAGTGTCTCACTCCCTTGACCCCAGGTACTGCTGCACCCCCCCTCCATCATAATCTGGCCTCCCATTGCTCTTTGATTTCTCATcttgtccctccctctcccaggCACAGTAGGGGAGAGGACCCCCCAAGGCAGTCCTGGCCCCAGCCTTGTGTCCCCCCCTGGAAGGAAATCATCACATCCCAAGTTTTCATCAGAGCCCTTGGAACGCAAACCTTCAGCTTCCACTGATGATAAGAAGAAAGTGGTGAgctgggacacacacacacacacacacacacacacacacacacacgttctcAGGGAAAGGGGAACAATGAGGGAGATGCTTGGGAAATGGGCAGCTAATTGTCTCCCCTGTCCTGTCCATGCCTCCCAGAAGTCCCTGGGCTATCGAGACTCAGGCTACTATTGGGAGGTAGCCCCAGGGGAGGTGCAGCTGCTGAAGCGGATCGGAACGGGCTCATTTGGGACTGTGTTCCGTGGGCGATGGCATGGGGATGTGGCTGTGAAGGTGTTAAAGGTGGCACAGCCCACAGCTGAGCAAGCCCAGGCCTTCAAGAACGAGATGCAGGTTCTCAGGTGAGCATgtgttcccccccacccccagccagcaGCCAAGCATGAGCCAGCTCTGGGCAAGCCAGGGCTAACCAACACCCTCTCCACCTTGGCAGGAAGACTCGCCATGTGAACATCCTCTTGTTCATGGGATTCATGACCAGGCCTGACTTTGCCATCATCACCCAGTGGTGCGAGGGTTCCAGCCTCTATCACCACCTGCATGTGGCTGATACTCACTTTGACATGGTCCAGCTCATTGATGTGGCCCGGCAGACGGCTCAGGGCATGGAGTGAGTGCACACACAGATtcactcccactcccaccccacgtGCATGCACGTGGGGTGGGCACCCCACACAGCTCTTCCTAACTCACATTCCATTTCCTTCCAGTTACCTCCATGCCAAGAACATCATTCACCGAGATC is a window from the Notamacropus eugenii isolate mMacEug1 chromosome X, mMacEug1.pri_v2, whole genome shotgun sequence genome containing:
- the ARAF gene encoding serine/threonine-protein kinase A-Raf isoform X1 codes for the protein MRRGPTATPVEPSRGLTLPEDPDAIPFTSNRVGGTVKVYLPNQQRTVVTARDGMTVSDSLDKALKVRGLNQDCCAVYRLVQGRKTATAWDAAIAPLHGEELTVEVRADVPLAAAHNFARKTFLALTFCDFCRRFLFHGFRCQTCGYKFHQHCSARVPTVCVDMATARQPFYRSVQDLTGGPGAHEPQPGSQALCEPLTPKSPRTQTQASHGETFAFPGPGGPPLQRIRSTSTPNVHMISTTMPVDSRLIQQAAQAFAAEGTVGERTPQGSPGPSLVSPPGRKSSHPKFSSEPLERKPSASTDDKKKVKSLGYRDSGYYWEVAPGEVQLLKRIGTGSFGTVFRGRWHGDVAVKVLKVAQPTAEQAQAFKNEMQVLRKTRHVNILLFMGFMTRPDFAIITQWCEGSSLYHHLHVADTHFDMVQLIDVARQTAQGMDYLHAKNIIHRDLKSNNIFLHEGLTVKIGDFGLATVKTRWSGAQQVEQPTGSVLWMASEVIRMQDKNPYSFQSDVYAYGVVLYELMSGSLPYSHINNRDQIIFMVGRGYLSPDLTKVSSNCPKAMKRLLADCLRFQREERPLFPQILVTIELLQRVLPKIERSASEPSLHRAQTEELPSSLLGALRLFGP
- the ARAF gene encoding serine/threonine-protein kinase A-Raf isoform X2, translating into MTVSDSLDKALKVRGLNQDCCAVYRLVQGRKTATAWDAAIAPLHGEELTVEVRADVPLAAAHNFARKTFLALTFCDFCRRFLFHGFRCQTCGYKFHQHCSARVPTVCVDMATARQPFYRSVQDLTGGPGAHEPQPGSQALCEPLTPKSPRTQTQASHGETFAFPGPGGPPLQRIRSTSTPNVHMISTTMPVDSRLIQQAAQAFAAEGTVGERTPQGSPGPSLVSPPGRKSSHPKFSSEPLERKPSASTDDKKKVKSLGYRDSGYYWEVAPGEVQLLKRIGTGSFGTVFRGRWHGDVAVKVLKVAQPTAEQAQAFKNEMQVLRKTRHVNILLFMGFMTRPDFAIITQWCEGSSLYHHLHVADTHFDMVQLIDVARQTAQGMDYLHAKNIIHRDLKSNNIFLHEGLTVKIGDFGLATVKTRWSGAQQVEQPTGSVLWMASEVIRMQDKNPYSFQSDVYAYGVVLYELMSGSLPYSHINNRDQIIFMVGRGYLSPDLTKVSSNCPKAMKRLLADCLRFQREERPLFPQILVTIELLQRVLPKIERSASEPSLHRAQTEELPSSLLGALRLFGP